A window of Pomacea canaliculata isolate SZHN2017 linkage group LG3, ASM307304v1, whole genome shotgun sequence contains these coding sequences:
- the LOC112560393 gene encoding chromosome-associated kinesin KIF4-like: MSGKVIPVRVALRARPLILKEENEGCQTCLWFNSNEPQVVIGKDKAFTFDYVFSPKDNQQDVYEKAVRKLVKNTFKGYHATVLAYGQTGSGKTYSMGGCYEASLSQDEEMMGIIPRILKDLFKGIQERPDCDFKVRVSYLEIYNEDLLDLLCTPAQRQPLSIREEINGEIKIKGLREMNVSTLDETLQCLAHGARYRTTGATAMNDTSSRSHAIFTVHVDCSKKDDVNDSWQAKFHLVDLAGSERAKKTRAEGDRFKEGVNINKGLLALGNVISALGEDTAKRGHIPYRDSKLTRLLQDSLGGNSHTLMVACVSPADSNMEETLNTLRYADRARKIKNKPVINRDPQSDEIIRLREIVQSLQLQLLQRGGACSNVNSESSLLSSISTESREELTKLAERAKQLEEENIELTRELQSAVDQNTRMFGSIIQLEASRDRLKNKLRSFKQDTGVDFELLSSSLDVESNPQMKAELEKLRKLTEQVKDNNADSDEDADIVEEDEEVHIAERDTEQDAAPDTPDSRAMNTRHALRQAQMSRELQELNRILSRKQELASQMDRSEEEMATMRAHYEKLMQEWEGKVSQLEKEKEELSMTLFDARTNANATKVSEQRRKRLQELEQEMAQLKRKMADQAKILKLKDSSEKHVSRLNVEIQSLKQQRVKLMKQMKEENDVWRRWKQQKDKEVLQLMQKDRKRQAELAKLQQTNEKQQSVLKRKVEEAAAANRRLKEALSRQKAVLAERSTKMDTCDATSIGNRVRKWLSHELDVRVSLREARYHMEALMADRKELSQQMRHLKERIGEASPSKKYLWMDDSGSRGEKSFEEEEIRKQIEVLATEIELRNVQIQDLQQKICDADQESKGKSVWEGLHTMMEAKCALKWLLDQAVDAKAERTTLQGELKDIHQMSESNKEVEQELLTKIKRLQKVHEEELMQLRKEHEQKTLLLLGVNPKKTTNNANDKTLKAKLDIMEAELAKMSSLSDELEKKKEECEELKRHMTGLMYDGKLALMPSIDDPHASPFLTPRPKLQAKHKNAPGKVFQPETPSGFTDLESEEDDERNDPSWKVSSAVARNLPKRSFSSSSPVDVKETVKQNGVLAPRTIVTVTVAVPVTPVVVSTKS, from the exons GCTACCATGCCACTGTTTTGGCCTATGGTCAGACAGGAAGTGGTAAGACATACTCTATGGGGGGATGTTATGAGGCCTCATTATCACAAGATGAAGAAATGATGGGTATCATTCCTCGTATCTTGAAGGATCTTTTCAAGGGGATACAAGAACGACCAGATTGCGACTTTAAAGTCAGAGTTTCCTATCTTGAG ATTTACAATGAAGATTTGCTGGATCTCTTGTGCACGCCAGCTCAGAGGCAGCCACTCTCTAttagagaagaaataaatgggGAAATAAAG atTAAAGGTCTGAGAGAGATGAATGTTTCAACCCTAGATGAAACACTTCAGTGTCTTGCACATGGTGCACGTTATCGCACTACTGGTGCTACAGCCATGAATGACACATCTAGTCGGTCGCATGCCATCTTTACAGTGCATGTTGATTGTTCTAAGAAAGATGATGT AAATGATAGTTGGCAAGCCAAGTTTCACCTGGTAGATCTGGCTGGATCTgaaagagcaaagaaaactCGGGCCGAAGGAGACAGATTTAAGGAAG GAGTCAATATCAACAAAGGCCTTCTGGCTCTTGGTAATGTTATCAGTGCCCTAGGTGAAGACACTGCAAAAAGAGGTCATATTCCATACAGGGATTCCAAATTAACTCGTCTTTTGCAAG ATTCACTGGGTGGCAACAGCCACACTTTAATGGTAGCCTGTGTGAGCCCCGCTGATTCCAACATGGAGGAGACACTAAATACACTTAGATATGCAGACAGAGCtcgcaaaattaaaaataaacctgtcATCAATCGTGATCCACAGAGCGATGAAATAATACGACTACGAGAAATA GTTCAGTCTCTTCAGCTGCAACTTTTGCAGAGAGGAGGGGCATGCAGTAATGTGAATTCAGA AAGTAGCCTGTTGAGCTCCATCAGTACAGAGAGTCGAGAGGAGCTGACAAAACTTGCCGAGAGAGCCAAGCAGCTGGAGGAGGAGAACATTGAGCTTACCCGTGAGCTGCAGTCTGCTGTTGATCAGAACACACGCATGTTTGGGAGCATCATACAGCTGGAAGCCTCTCGTGACCGTCTCAAAAACAAACTACGCTCATTCAAGCAGGACACAGG TGTGGACTTCGAACTGCTGAGCTCTAGTCTGGATGTGGAGAGCAACCCACAGATGAAAGCAGAGCTGGAAAAGCTCCGAAAGCTCACTGAACAGGTCAAGGACAATAATGCAGACTCT GATGAAGATGCAGATATTGTAGAGGAGGATGAAGAAGTACATATAGCAGAAAGAGATACAGAGCAG GATGCTGCACCTGACACTCCTGACTCGAGGGCTATGAATACCCGCCATGCACTGCGTCAAGCTCAGATGTCACGGGAGTTGCAAGAACTGAACCGTATCCTATCTCGCAAACAGGAACTGGCCAGCCAGATGGACCGTTCTGAAGAGGAGATGGCCACAATGCGGGCCCACTATGAA AAACTGATGCAAGAATGGGAAGGGAAAGTTAGCCAGCTcgagaaggagaaagaggaacTGAGCATGACTCTCTTTGATGCTCGAACCAATGCAAATGCAACCAA AGTCAGTGAGCAGCGGCGTAAACGACTGCAGGAGCTGGAACAGGAAATGGCACAGCTGAAGCGAAAAATGGCAGATCAGGCCAAGATCCTCAAACTGAAGGACAGTTCTGAGAAGCATGTGTCTCGTCTCAATGTAGAGATCCAG AGCTTGAAGCAGCAGCGGGTCAAGCTTATGAagcagatgaaagaagaaaatgatgtatGGAGACGATGGAAACAACAGAAAGACAAGGAAGTGCTACAGCTTATGCAaaaa GATCGTAAAAGGCAAGCTGAATTAGCTAAACTGCAGCAAACGAATGAAAAGCAACAAAGTGTGCTCAAACGCAAAGTAGAAGAG GCTGCTGCAGCCAACAGACGCCTAAAGGAGGCTTTGTCAAGACAAAAGGCTGTGCTAGCAGAGCGTAGTACAAAAATGGACACTTGTGATGCAACTTCCATTGGCAACCGTGTTCGT aaatggCTCAGTCATGAACTGGATGTTCGAGTAAGTCTACGTGAAGCAAGATACCACATGGAGGCCCTCATGGCTGATCGCAAAGAACTCAGTCAACAGATGAGGCacctgaaagaaagaataggAGAAGCATCACCATCTAAG AAATACTTATGGATGGATGACAGTGGGTCTCGAGGAGAAAAAAGCTTTGAAGAGGAAGAGATAAGAAAGCAAATTGAAGTGCTAGCTACAGAGATTGAACTAAG aaatgtgcagatTCAAGACCTTCAGCAGAAAATATGTGATGCTGATCAAg aaAGCAAAGGAAAATCTGTGTGGGAAGGTTTGCACACCATGATGGAGGCCAAGTGTGCCTTAAAGTGGTTGTTGGATCAG GCTGTGGATGCCAAGGCTGAGCGTACCACACTTCAAGGAGAATTAAAGGACATACACCAAATGTCAGAGAGCAACAAAGAAGTGGAGCAGGAACTGTTGACAAAAATCAAGCGGCTGCAGAAAGTGCATGAAGAAGAACTTATGCAGCTCAGGAAAGAACATGAACAGAAG ACTCTTCTTCTGCTGGGAGTTAATCccaaaaagacaacaaacaacgcAAATGACAAAACATTGAAAGCAAAACTAGACATTATG GAGGCTGAGCTGGCCAAGATGTCCTCCTTGTCTGACgagcttgaaaagaaaaaggaagagtgtGAAGAACTGAAACGG CACATGACAGGACTGATGTATGATGGCAAGCTTGCTTTAATGCCTAGCATTGATGATCCTCATGCATCACCATTCCTCACCCCCAGGCCTAAATTGCAG gctaaacataaaaatgcaccAGGAAAAGTTTTTCAGCCAGAAACTCCAAGTGGGTTTACAGACTTAGAGTCAGAAGAGGATGATGAAAGGAATGACCCAAGCTGGAAAGTATCTTCTGCTGTCGCACGTAACCTACCAAAG agatccttctcctcctcctctcctgtGGATGTAAAGGAAACTGTGAAACAAAACGGTGTTCTTGCTCCAAGAACAATCGTCACTGTAACAGTGGCTGTGCCTGTGACCCCAGTGGTTGTGTCAACAAAGTCTTAG